One window of the Delphinus delphis chromosome 20, mDelDel1.2, whole genome shotgun sequence genome contains the following:
- the WDR87 gene encoding WD repeat-containing protein 87: protein MTSPRLIPVWKDFKYLINDMIHKSKQTLDDPKIDVVVLSDRSQILFKESRHPQNMPLICYYFSDAHFFASLPWVTTSTKEIQAVVWMKSKTEDMVQKRTFSMTERLPPIQSMVHTGSFHILVVYCGDLLLRLFGDHFQSFKPLGIVPCRFNISCLCYDPEMKMLLSGILGAVVTWIMEQSGKGLQIAHMVSMPGDELVHNIMLNGPNGSLVALCETVVRVLERQGHGRLAEVKRFPSTTSGSSITCCFTCFEQGFLYAGNRTGEIQVWSLNQGHALHSFKAHFSSVICIRSRPEAHTLLTAGQEGLIKEWNLTSGSLLRQLELGEELYQLQFIDSTTFFCQTTHSFSLRSLPCFYNLFNVCGSAPKQIRRVRCGNNWFRILCTTEDGLLRFVSPLTGNLLVITWPFSILDRAVDWAYDPDKEELFVATGSSDVLVFDTTRCPCPAKYLICTSPDSQDLVQCLAYGHFHLGRGLEGLMFSGHQSGVIRVLSQHSCAQIEKLTHFGAVLALSTLPGGLSGCRENSLLCSYGMDDYVHLSEAVLEGVRVQLQPLASILSSCKLTHLILLPKSVSAITETNCLCLWKFHDFLSSGSQEGSTFIDTLPLHQCTITSFDVCLSLSLFVTGGSDGSVRIWNFHGRLIAMLDSSLHFGPLCFANDRGDLLVTFNQSLYLVSCLKLLPSALLARLSLIGLTDEVLEVPKPFIPSFFFSFETMFVPKYIYFGQGQQQLVGLENLVNNRAIAFDHNVPHVIEDEQGSPVLLSSFRHDSLYKEADWTQVKKPLHSHYVLPPQLQLTTWDGLNPYQILQYYFGHGQKWLLAPDCYIPNSVIRARLWPQGSPIYLQCNLHSPMRDLERDKSQQFFFWHGRARAISDVGEYAREKEDEDFLEIRASKDITYSVLTDSANCSWLGRKMSEVAINSLIETILNIMIHASPLKYQCCIGTLGQIFASYQVPPLLRAETARRLLDDTTNSNPLIRELAWEGLKCLGMITHLFAVPLAQRLMDKDERVRNKALSLMAETGIHSKTSLLNLIQNEDTFREMQQEMIGEETLDHLLGMQATDLQILHTQVEQRLNENLILSLGDEKPTFSLDVSGASELTALSNQLDTAPEEPEVAYKPSKGQRWGRVGGRKHTRKFLQSLKKMKETGTEPGPLEGEGDQSEAAPTEREECRSSTSSTLKISKDDEQEPPGIDASKDHVALKMLRKIHDKRGRKATLQKPIERRKRKTIDAEVTVEDPPYPIRRESVVKLVEVRGQSASGAPGHRTTPGDGSSWRDDLCRLVTLRISGSQTKMSEALNTELVTMAQAVLADRRPSWELFQEICPLLKKESKERLEDLDWDVAWPEEKPVFPHAGAIREDMVISDKEEETKEEQERKKERDVLDLWETQVIPDKGKKKKVVFLEPDVTKGKRISKKEEKKPSKKPSKQEGKAVQQEIKVDKKERKKTKEEETDVSQEVGEKAKLEEKVVEQEGRPVKEETKLSWQQWKKLWDQWKQANSETRISWDEWKKAWESRRLQEEEKLHEEEEKLFPDEEELERDKKKQTWDKWSQIWEKMSARAREQLLEDEEEVTLEEELSQEWEGEEAAAAAEEEELMTEEQRQIHQEYKQAQVERKQAQVEIKRAQEERKLAQEVEKLAQEERKLAQEERNMARDYEKLAQKDRKMVQVERKFIQNEEKLAQREEMLTQEAEKLAQRRKKLAMKLEKLAQEEEKKAKKGGKLAEVKKILVQKLEKLAQKEQDVAWQEKELAQELEDLAWEEEELNQEEEELEEELLIQKEEKLVQDKEKLAEEKERLGQKREQLMENKQKLAQEEELLIQEEKKLAQDNVKFPEEEERLGQKREQLMENKQKLVQKREQLIKNKQKLAQERNKLVQSKEELLKTKEILAWRQKTLAQEKVKLAQRKENLIQLKESLTEKRKKSDQEKEKLDMYKKRLVQIEKKLMEEKEKLFQKKEKLAAIEEKLTQLEERLAEEQHQIAQDKMKLAMEKRVIFQALKQLRGDWSITKEGKALGMEIKKLAWEKVRLAEGKATLFKKETQETSRQGRPIKDELELIKRKLSLEEKILVYEDRILATEQTDITKGELEFTRGGRVCAQEERKLAKLIRKMAKESKGISKEPLKVSSKILKILQGLIKKERKLTQEEIEMTKLKRSFITKEKELNKVQNELDAKEWDFSEEQPEIATDEKKLAKRQRELAKEMRRLIKKEKKMTEEESRLARQHREVIQEEEEDEITEEDEAKPFLKQRSRKRKKLKRVDLQQEEFLSQEDEVKSVKSEESFSEEMESLLDEIERESLSEEEEEEEEEEMEEEEEEEGKEKKKKKKKKVQEEEVFEKEESMSEEEMERLSEKEGEEEERSSLEEEVDKKKEIFKKEKLFKLPGERKKDLKGREAVPSTEKRIPKVKGRAIKLEVLKSPPKQLISVVLGREEKIPVPGSTKQISWEDKATVLETSRVFPGTGFMDKQEELLKKYKPIPLQVLDTVLESQEPDLKTPYLSYILKKTMEAHKLQGKQLGAKWQWLLQRHPSLKGQTEVQLPVSKILAEEIYADISLSDVEWIHHVLEQMEAGEPLSRDSFHRLCQLLKDLTAKENLEWMHLAKLEAIVYRHKQNLESRSTSISKPSKEPMGPKYLKVIPPIKGKEKESWLKPLAVTTPKSPLATKMIPDLKAINWHLLGEPYRSVRAEQISTARKEMEMQHHYPPTRDIFTGALDPVEKQTLALMFQKDFWAFKDKGRSAKLPKLEKKAQPISKKKDKVPLWETFVAMYHVLRMLQERYAKDSAAWMEQFYRLMDLYQLKSPRIQRLLQELLLRGAPQSQEIIYKEALKATELVPGERLFYHLFCGGSHTPKGPLEFQEVVPLPGKNNVRTMLPMGIAQYGILELAWKSLPQADVHLTKELPYNVAPTP from the exons ATGACTTCCCCCAGACTCATTCCCGTGTGGAAGGATTTTAAATACCTTATAAATGACATGATACATAAAAGCAAG CAAACTTTAGATGACCCAAAGATTGATGTAGTTGTGTTGAGTGACCGGTCCCAGATCCTGTTCAAAGAGTCTCGCCATCCTCAAAATATGCCACTTATATGCTATTACTTCAGTGATGCCCACTTCTTTGCTTCCCTCCCGTGGGTGACAACAAGCACAAAAGAAATACAG gcTGTGGTATGGATGAAGAGCAAAACTGAGGACATGGTGCAGAAGAGAACATTCTCCATGACTGAACGACTGCCGCCCATCCAGTCCATGGTTCACACAGGTTCCTTTCATATCCTCGTGGTCTACTGTGGTGACCTGCTCCTGCGGCTCTTTGGGGACCACTTTCAGTCATTCAAACCCCTAGGTATAGTGCCCTGCCGCTTTAACATCAGCTGCCTCTGCTATGACCCAGAAATGAAGATGCTTCTGTCGGGAATCCTGGGGGCAGTGGTCACCTGGATCATGGAGCAGAGTGGCAAGGGTCTCCAAATAGCCCACATGGTTTCCATGCCTGGTGATGAGCTTGTCCACAACATCATGTTGAACGGCCCCAATGGCTCCCTTGTAGCCCTATGTGAGACTGTGGTGAGGGTCCTTGAGCGCCAGGGCCACGGCCGGCTGGCAGAGGTGAAGAGGTTCCCTTCCACCACCAGTGGCTCCTCAATCACCTGCTGCTTCACCTGTTTTGAGCAGGGCTTTCTCTATGCTGGAAACAGGACTGGGGAAATCCAAGTGTGGAGCCTCAATCAGGGGCACGCACTCCACAGTTTCAAGGCCCATTTCTCATCGGTGATATGTATCCGCAGCCGGCCGGAAGCCCACACCCTGCTAACAGCTGGCCAAGAAGGCTTAATCAAGGAGTGGAACCTGACTTCAGGGAGTCTGCTGCGGCAGCTAGAACTTGGCGAGGAACTGTATCAACTCCAGTTTATTGATAGCACTACTTTCTTCTGCCAGACTACCCATTCTTTCTCCTTGCGCAGTCTGCCGTGCTTCTATAACCTCTTCAATGTCTGTGGCTCTGCTCCCAAGCAGATACGTCGGGTCCGCTGTGGCAATAACTGGTTCCGGATCCTGTGCACTACTGAGGATGGTTTGTTGCGCTTTGTGTCCCCACTAACAGGGAATCTTCTGGTTATCACCTGGCCCTTCTCAATCCTGGACCGGGCTGTGGATTGGGCCTATGACCCAGATAAAGAGGAGCTCTTTGTAGCAACAGGCAGCTCAGATGTGCTGGTATTTGACACAACCCGCTGCCCTTGCCCAGCCAAGTATCTTATATGCACCTCACCAGATTCTCAGGACTTGGTACAATGCCTGGCTTATGGGCATTTCCACCTGGGTCGGGGTCTAGAAGGACTAATGTTCTCTGGACACCAGAGTGGTGTGATCAGAGTGCTTTCCCAGCACAGCTGTGCCCAAATAGAGAAACTCACGCACTTCGGGGCTGTATTAGCACTCTCTACACTGCCTGGAGGGCTTTCTGGTTGCCGAGAAAACTCTTTGCTCTGTTCCTATGGAATGGATGACTATGTACACCTATCAGAAGCTGTGCTTGAAGGGGTGAGAGTGCAGCTGCAGCCCCTTGCCAGCATTCTCAGCAGCTGTAAGCTAACACACTTGATACTCTTGCCCAAGTCTGTGAGTGCCATCACGGAGACTAACTGCCTGTGTCTCTGGAAGTTCCATGACTTTCTGTCCTCTGGGTCACAGGAAGGCTCAACGTTCATAGACACATTGCCTCTGCACCAGTGTACCATCACATCTTTTGATGTCTGCCTATCCTTGAGTCTTTTTGTCACGGGTGGCAGTGATGGCTCTGTCCGGATCTGGAACTTCCATGGTAGACTCATAGCCATGCTGGACTCATCATTGCACTTTGGCCCACTCTGCTTTGCAAATGACCGGGGTGACCTGCTAGTCACTTTCAACCAGAGTCTTTATCTGGTGTCCTGTTTAAAACTGCTTCCCTCAGCCCTGCTGGCTCGCCTTTCCCTTATAGGTTTGACAGATGAAGTGCTAGAAGTTCCTAAGCCTTTCATACCAagcttcttcttctcctttgagACCATGTTTGTGCCCAAGTATATCTACTTTGGACAAGGGCAACAGCAATTAGTGGGTCTGGAGAACCTTGTCAATAATCGGGCCATCGCCTTTGATCATAATGTGCCACACGTCATAGAAGATGAGCAAGGGAGCCCTGTGTTACTGTCTTCCTTCAGACACGATTCCTTGTATAAGGAAGCTGATTGGACACAGGTGAAAAAACCTCTGCATTCCCATTATGTTCTTCCTCCCCAGCTACAGCTGACTACCTGGGATGGACTCAACCCTTACCAGATACTGCAATACTACTTTGGCCATGGGCAGAAATGGCTCTTGGCTCCTGATTGCTACATTCCTAACTCAGTGATTCGTGCCCGTCTTTGGCCACAGGGCAGCCCAATATACCTACAGTGCAACCTGCACTCACCCATGCGGGACCTGGAACGGGACAAGTCTCAACAATTCTTCTTCTGGCACGGTAGGGCAAGAGCTATAAGTGATGTAGGAGAATATGCACGTGAAAAGGAGGATGAAGACTTCCTTGAAATAAGAGCGTCAAAGGATATAACTTACAGTGTCCTTACAGACTCAGCAAACTGCAGTTGGCTGGGAAGAAAGATGAGTGAAGTAGCTATCAATAGCCTGATAGAGACAATTCTCAATATTATGATCCATGCTTCTCCACTGAAGTACCAGTGCTGTATTGGTACGCTAGGGCAAATCTTTGCCTCTTACCAGGTTCCTCCACTCCTGCGTGCTGAAACAGCCCGTCGTCTGTTGGATGATACAACCAATTCCAATCCACTGATCCGAGAGCTAGCCTGGGAAGGGCTGAAGTGTCTAGGAATGATTACACATCTCTTTGCCGTGCCTCTGGCCCAAAGACTAATGGACAAAGATGAAAGAGTAAGGAATAAGGCCCTGAGCCTCATGGCTGAGACTGGAATCCACTCTAAGACCTCACTCTTAAACTTGATCCAGAACGAAGATACTTTCCGGGAGATGCA GCAGGAAATGATTGGGGAAGAAACCCTGGACCATCTGCTGGGAATGCAGGCCACAGATCTCCAAATCCTTCATACCCAAGTGGAGCAGCGATTGAATGAAAACCTGATCTTATCACTGGGTGATGAAAAGCCTACTTTTTCTTTAGATGTCTCAGGGGCTTCTGAACTTACCGCCCTTTCCAACCAACTTGATACAGCTCCTGAAGAACCTGAAGTTGCCTACAAGCCCAGCAAAGGCCAAAGATGGGGCCGAGTAGGCGGCAGAAAGCATA CCCGAAAATTTTTGCAGAGCCTCAAGAAGATGAAAGAGACTGGCACAGAGCCAGGTCCCTTAGAGGGTGAAGGTGATCAGAGTGAAGCTGCACCAACTGAGAGGGAGGAGTGTAGGTCTTCAACCTCCAGTACACTAAAGATTTCAAAAGATGACGAACAAGAGCCTCCAGGGATAGATGCCTCAAAGGATCATGTTGCATTGAAGATGCTGAGGAAGATACATGACAAAAGAGGCAGGAAAGCAACACTTCAGAAACCCATAGAGAGGCGCAAGAGGAAGACAATAGACGCTGAAGTTACAGTTGAGGACCCTCCATATCCTATAAGGAGAGAATCAGTTGTGAAGCTGGTGGAAGTCAGAGGGCAGAGTGCCTCTGGAGCTCCTGGCCACAGGACTACCCCTGGAGATGGCTCATCATGGCGGGACGATCTATGTCGTCTTGTGACCCTGAGGATATCTGGTTCccagacaaaaatgtcagaaGCTCTAAACACTGAGCTAGTGACCATGGCTCAGGCGGTGCTGGCAGATCGACGGCCCAGCTGGGAGCTCTTTCAGGAGATCTGCCCCCTGTTgaagaaagaaagtaaggaaCGGCTTGAGGACCTTGACTGGGATGTAGCCTGGCCAGAGGAGAAACCAGTTTTTCCTCATGCAGGAGCAATTAGAGAGGACATGGTGATCAGTGACAAGGAAGAGGAGACAAAAGAGGAGCAAGagcgaaagaaagaaagggatgtGCTGGACTTGTGGGAAACCCAGGTGATTCCAgacaaaggcaagaaaaagaaagttgtttttttagAACCAGACGTAACCAAGGGAAAACGAAtatcaaagaaagaagagaagaaacccTCTAAGAAGCCTTCTAAGCAGGAGGGGAAAGCAGTCCAGCAGGAAATAAAAGTGgataaaaaagagaggaaaaaaaccaaagaagaGGAGACGGACGTGAGTCAGGAAGTGGGGGAAAAGGCCAAATTAGAGGAGAAAGTGGTTGAGCAAGAAGGAAGACCAGTTAAGGAAGAGACAAAACTGTCTTGGCAGCAGTGGAAGAAGCTCTGGGATCAGTGGAAACAGGCCAACAGTGAGACGAGGATATCCTGGGATGAATGGAAGAAAGCCTGGGAAAGCAGGCGTCTTCAGGAAGAGGAGAAGCTccatgaggaagaagaaaagctgtTCCCAGATGAGGAAGAGCTGGAGAGGGACAAGAAGAAGCAGACATGGGATAAATGGTCACAGATCTGGGAAAAGATGTCAGCCAGGGCCAGGGAGCAATTGTTGGAGGATGAGGAGGAAGTGACCCTGGAGGAAGAATTGTCTCAGGAGTGGGAAggagaagaagcagcagcagcagcagaagaagAAGAGCTGATGACAGAAGAGCAGAGACAGATCCATCAAGAATATAAACAGGCACAGGTTGAGAGGAAACAGGCCCAAGTTGAAATAAAACGAGCCCAAGAAGAGAGGAAGCTGGCACAAGAAGTAGAGAAGCTAgcacaggaagagagaaaactggCTCAGGAAGAGAGAAACATGGCCAGAGACTATGAGAAACTGGCCCAGAAAGACAGGAAAATGGTCCAGGTAGAGAGGAAGTTTATCCAGAATGAGGAAAAACTAGCCCAAAGAGAGGAGATGCTAACCCAGGAAGCAGAGAAATTGGCCCAGCGAAGGAAGAAACTGGCCATGAAATTGGAGAAACTGGctcaagaagaagagaaaaaagcaaagaaaggagggaagctAGCTGAGGTAAAAAAGATATTGGTCCAGAAATTGGAAAAACTGGCCCAGAAGGAGCAAGATGTAGCATGGCAAGAAAAGGAACTAGCCCAGGAATTGGAGGACCTGGCATGGGAAGAGGAggaactgaatcaggaagaggaGGAACTG GAAGAAGAACTGCTGATCCAGAAAGAGGAGAAACTGGTCCAGGACAAGGAAAAACTggctgaggaaaaggaaagactTGGCCAGAAAAGGGAGCAATTGATGGAGAATAAGCAAAAGTTGGCCCAGGAAGAAGAGCTGCTGatccaggaagagaagaaactGGCCCAGGACAATGTAAAATTTCCTGAAGAAGAGGAAAGACTTGGCCAGAAAAGGGAGCAACTGATGGAGAACAAGCAAAA ACTTGTCCAGAAAAGGGAACAATTGATAAAGAATAAGCAAAAACTGGCCCAGGAAAGGAATAAATTGGTCCAGAGCAAGGAAGAACTCCTCAAAACCAAGGAGATACTAGCCTGGAGGCAGAAGACTCTGGCTCAGGAGAAGGTGAAACTGgctcagaggaaagaaaacttaatccagctcaaagaaagcctcactgagaagagaaagaaatcagaccaagaaaaggagaaactggACATGTACAAGAAGAGACTGGTTCAGATAGAGAAGAAGCTgatggaggaaaaggagaaacttTTCCAGAAGAAGGAGAAATTGGCTGCTATAGAGGAAAAACTGACCCAATTAGAGGAAAGGCTGGCTGAGGAACAGCACCAAATAGCCCAGGACAAAATGAAATTAGCTATGGAAAAGAGGGTGATATTCCAAGCACTGAAACAGCTCAGAGGTGACTGGTCTATTACTAAGGAAGGAAAGGCATTGGGCATGGAAATAAAGAAATTGGCCTGGGAGAAGGTGAGACTGGCTGAGGGAAAGGCAACTCTCTTTAAAAAAGAGACTCAAGAAACTTCAAGACAGGGAAGACCAATTAAGGATGAACTAGAACTAATTAAGAGGAAATTGTCACTAGAGGAAAAGATACTGGTCTATGAAGATAGGATACTGGCCACAGAGCAAACAGACATTACCAAAGGAGAACTGGAGTTTACTAGAGGAGGGAGAGTATGTgcccaggaagaaaggaagctaGCCAAATTAATAAGGAAGATGGCTAAAGAAAGCAAGGGCATTTCCAAGGAACCATTAAAAGTAAGCAGCAAAATCTTAAAGATACTTCAAGGCCttatcaaaaaagaaaggaaactaacccaggaagaaatagagatgaCAAAGTTAAAGAGGTCTTTCATTACTAAGGAAAAGGAATTGAACAAGGTACAGAATGAACTTgatgccaaggagtgggatttTTCTGAGGAACAACCAGAAATTGCCACAGATGAGAAGAAACTGGCTAAGAGGCAGAGAGAACTGGCCAAGGAAATGAGAAGActgataaagaaagagaaaaagatgactGAGGAAGAAAGCAGATTGGCCAGGCAACACAGAGAAGTCAtacaggaagaagaggaggatgaAATAACAGAGGAAGACGAGGCAAAGCCATTCCTTAAACAAaggtcaagaaagagaaaaaagctaaAGAGAGTTGATTTGCAACAGGAAGAGTTTCTCAGTCAAGAGGATGAGGTGAAAAGTGTGAAAAGTGAAGAGAGCTTTTCTGAAGAAATGGAAAGCTTATTAGATGAAATAGAGCGAGAGAGTTTGtctgaagaggaggaggaggaggaagaggaggaaatggaagaggaggaagaagaggaaggaaaggagaagaagaagaaaaagaagaagaaggtgcAGGAGgaggaagtgtttgagaaggaggAAAGCATGAGTGAGGAAGAGATGGAGCGTTTGAGTgagaaagagggggaggaagaggagagaagctcATTGGAAGAAGAGGTAGACAAGAAGAAAgagatctttaaaaaagaaaaactatttaagttaccaggagaaagaaaaaaggacttaAAAGGAAGAGAAGCAGTCCCTTCTACTGAGAAAAGAATCCCCAAGGTCAAAGGCAGAGCTATAAAACTTGAAGTTCTCAAAAGCCCTCCCAAGCAACTGATCTCAGTAGttctggggagggaagagaagataCCAGTGCCAGGGTCAACTAAACAAATATCCTGGGAAGATAAGGCCACAGTACTTGAGACGTCCAGGGTATTCCCAGGGACAGGGTTTATGGATAAACAAGAAGAACTGTTGAAGAAATATAAGCCCATACCTCTACAAGTTTTGGATACAGTTTTGGAGTCCCAAGAGCCTGACTTAAAGACCCCATATTTATCCTACATATTGAAGAAGACCATGGAAGCTCATAAACTCCAAGGCAAACAACTAGGGGCCAAGTGGCAGTGGCTTCTGCAGCGTCATCCATCTCTGAAGGGACAGACTGAGGTACAATTACCTGTGTCCAAAATCCTGGCTGAGGAAATATATGCAGACATCAGCCTCTCAGATGTAGAGTGGATCCACCATGTCCTAGAACAGATGGAGGCAGGAGAACCGCTTTCCAGGGATAGTTTCCACAGATTGTGCCAGCTTCTCAAAGACCTCACTGCAAAGGAAAACTTAGAGTGGATGCATCTGGCCAAACTTGAAGCCATTGTGTACCGTCACAAGCAGAACTTGGAATCACGAAGCACAAGTATCTCAAAACCCAGTAAGGAGCCCATGGGTCCAAAATACCTGAAAGTGATCCCTcctataaaaggaaaggaaaaggaaagctgGCTAAAACCTTTGGCTGTCACCACACCAAAGTCCCCATTAGCTACCAAAATGATTCCAGACCTGAAAGCTATAAATTGGCATCTTCTAGGAGAGCCTTACAGGAGTGTGCGGGCAGAGCAGATATCCACTGCTCGCAAGGAGATGGAGATGCAACACCATTATCCTCCAACAAGAGACATTTTCACAGGTGCCCTTGACCCTGTGGAAAAACAAACCCTAGCACTGATGTTTCAAAAGGACTTCTGGGCTTTTAAGGATAAGGGCAGGTCTGCCAAATTgcccaagttggaaaagaaggcACAGCCCATCTCTAAAAAAAAGGACAAGGTGCCTCTATGGGAGACATTTGTGGCAATGTACCATGTTTTGCGGATGTTGCAGGAGCGATACGCGAAAGACAGTGCTGCTTGGATGGAACAGTTCTACCGTCTCATGGACCTGTACCAGCTTAAGTCCCCCCGAATCCAGAGGCTACTACAGGAACTGCTATTGAGAGGGGCACCCCAATCCCAAGAGATCATTTACAAAGAGGCCCTAAAGGCCACGGAGCTAGTTCCTGGGGAGCGGTTGTTCTACCACCTGTTCTGTGGTGGCTCTCACACCCCTAAAGGTCCTCTGGAGTTCCAGGAGGTGGTTCCCCTCCCAGGGAAGAACAATGTACGTACCATGCTCCCTATGGGCATTGCCCAGTATGGGATCTTAGAACTTGCCTGGAAGAGCCTGCCGCAAGCTGATGTACACCTCACCAAGGAATTGCCCTACAACGTTGCTCCTACCCCCTAA